One part of the Glycine soja cultivar W05 chromosome 11, ASM419377v2, whole genome shotgun sequence genome encodes these proteins:
- the LOC114376273 gene encoding glyoxysomal processing protease, glyoxysomal-like isoform X3 gives MTEETNEKSNRGTPCWLLAQLLSLVDIPASSNCLQSLIEASLGLPEHEWEVGWSLASYNNDSQPSKDFFQTHPRERLAAGGSGSASLVYKSLTRMAILSVSLSFRDLLDSKVSAMNKRGDFLLAVGSPFGVLSPMHFFNSISVGCIANCYPPHSSDGSLLMADIRCLPGMEGSPVFSEHACLIGVLIRPFRQKAYGAEIQLVIPWDAIVTASSGLLHKRPQNTQKGLCNQEGNLYAAGSVPFSDTDKLDVCSRNKHEHLYFGSSSPLPIEKAMTSVCLVTIGDGVWASGVLLNSQGLILTNAHLLEPWRFGKEHVNGGGYGTNSEKISSMLEGTAYVVNRVESNQVSQTSPLKMPILYPFAANEQGGYKSSPTYDNHRNIRVRLDHIKSWVWCDAKVVYVCKGPWDVALLQLESVPDDLLPITMNFSRPSTGSQAFVIGHGLFGPKHGFFPSVCSGVVAKVVEAKTPQSYLSVQPEHLHNHEHFPAMLETTAAIHPGASGGAIINSDGHMIGLVTSNARHSGGAIIPQLNFSIPSAALAPIVNFSKAMEDLSLLRILDEPNEYLSSVWALMRPSYPNPHPMHDPPQSVTDNKSKEKGSRFAKFIAERKDIFNAGKSGVISKEVIASKL, from the exons ATGACCGAGGAAACCAATGAAAAATCCAATCGGGGAACTCCTTGTTGGCTTTTGGCACAGCTTTTGTCATTA GTTGATATTCCTGCTTCATCGAATTGTCTCCAGTCACTTATTGAAGCGTCTTTGGGCTTGCCAGAGCATGAATGGGAGGTTGGTTGGTCTTTGGCATCTTACAATAATGATTCTCAACCTTCCAAAGATTTTTTTCAAACTCATCCTCGG GAAAGATTGGCTGCGGGAGGATCTGGCAGTGCAAGTCTTGTGTACAAATCACTTACTCGAATGGCAATTCTTAGTGTTTCTTTATCTTTCAgg GACTTGCTGGATAGTAAAGTATCTGCCATGAATAAAAGAGGTGATTTTCTTCTGGCAGTTGGATCTCCTTTTGGAGTCCTGTCACCTATGCACTTTTTTAACag CATCTCTGTAGGATGCATTGCAAACTGCTATCCTCCTCATTCATCTGATGGATCGTTGCTGATGGCTGACATACGCTGTCTTCCTG GAATGGAAGGCAGTCCAGTTTTCAGTGAGCATGCATGTCTTATTGGTGTCCTGATCAGACCATTCAGACAGAAGGCGTATGGAGCGGAAATCCAG CTGGTGATTCCATGGGATGCCATTGTGACTGCTTCTAGTGGCTTGCTGCACAAGAGGCCTCAGAACACACAGAAAGGTTTATGTAATCAGGAGGGCAACCTTTATGCTGCAGGAAGTGTACCTTTTTCTGACACTGACAAATTAGATGTTTGCTCTAGGAATAAACACGAGCATTTATATTTTGGTAGCTCGTCACCATTACCAATTGAGAAGGCAATGACTTCTGTCTGTCTTGTTACTATTGGTGATGGAGTATGGGCATCTGGTGTTTTACTAAATAGTCAAGGTCTCATACTTACAAATGCTCATCTGTTGGAACCATGGAGATTCGGGAAAGAACATGTAAATGGAGGAGGATATGGAACTAATTCAGAAAAGATTTCTTCCATGTTGGAGGGAACTGCATATGTTGTTAACAGAGTTGAGAGCAATCAAGTTAGTCAAACTTCACCGTTGAAGATGCCAATTCTTTATCCTTTCGCTGCGAATGAGCAGGGGGGATATAAGTCGAGTCCAACTTATGACAACCATAGAAACATACGTGTACGTCTTGATCATATCAAATCTTGGGTTTGGTGTGATGCAAAAGTAGTGTATGTTTGTAAAGGACCATGGGATGTTGCCTTACTGCAGCTTGAATCTGTTCCAGATGATCTTTTGCctataacaatgaatttttcTAGGCCATCCACAGGATCACAGGCATTTGTCATTGGCCatggattatttggcccaaagCACG GATTCTTCCCATCTGTTTGCTCTGGTGTGGTAGCAAAAGTGGTTGAGGCAAAGACTCCTCAATCTTATCTGTCCGTTCAGCCAGAACATCTCCACAACCATGAGCACTTCCCAGCAATGCTTGAAACAACAGCTGCTATTCATCCTGGTGCTAGTGGTGGTGCTATTATCAATTCAGATGGTCACATGATTGGCCTGGTTACAAG CAATGCAAGGCATAGTGGAGGAGCAATAATACCTCAACTTAATTTTAGCATTCCATCTGCTGCTTTGGCACCCATCGTCAACTTCTCAAAAG CCATGGAGGATTTATCACTTCTACGGATTCTAGACGAACCGAACGAATACCTTTCATCTGTATGGGCATTGATGCGGCCATCATATCCTAATCCCCATCCTATGCATGATCCACCTCAGTCGGTTACagacaataaaagtaaagagaagGGTTCTCGGTTTGCTAAGTTTATTGCTGAAAGAAAGGACATTTTCAATGCTGGAAAGAGTGGAGTGATTTCTAAGGAAGTTATTGCTAGTAAGTTATGA